The Anaerolineales bacterium region GCGGTGAGGTGAACGATCAAGTCTGGCGGAGGCAGGAACTCGCGCACGAGCGAATAGAACCGAAGGCATAGGTCAAATTCAGGGTCGGCGACCAAGCCGCGGCGGTGAAAGAGGCGTGTGAATCCGTGGAAGTCCAGATCCAGCCCGCCGTCCATCAACCCGATTTTGTCGGCAGCGCGCAATTGCTTTTCTTGTTCGGCGCGCAAGAGCAGGTAATCCAGTTGATTGGCGAGCGCGAAGCGTTTGTTCTTCTTGAAAAGCGCTTGAAATGGACGCTCGGCGTGTTCTTCGTACGCAGTAGCAAATTGCCCCGTATTCGCCAGCGCGCGGACGAGCGCGGTCTTGCCAACTCCGCTCACGCCGACAACTGCGATCAATTTGTTCATTGAATCGATGGTGTGTTCCTGCCGTGTTTTAACTGCCGCAGGAGTGATGGGTCTAATTACAAAACGCCGGCGCGTCGAAGAATTCAACGGCGGTGATGAACCAGCTCGCGCTCAATTGTTGGATCGTGATGGTTTGCGGAAGCAAAGTCGGTCCGTCGCTTGCGACCAATTGCCCGTCTGAAAAGCGATAGGTTGCCGTTGACCATACCTCGCACGTGTCCACTTCGATGTGTGCGTTATTCACCACGCGAATGTCGTTGATGTAACTTTCGTAATAATCAATTTCAAAGATCGAAACCAAGCCTTGCGCGTTGAGCGAATTGATCTCGTTGGCGAGGTTATCGAGAATCTCGCCCGCCATGATGGACGACGCGATCGAAGCGTCGCTGCGCCGATAGGCTTCGATCTGCAATTCGATCGCCTGTGTCAGAAAATCGCTCACTTCATCTTCGAGTTCAGGCGAAACATCCGCTTGTTCCGGGAAGAACGGGTCGGTTCCGTTCGCTACTTCCTGCCCGTCGTTCACGCCGTCGCGATCCATGTCGGCATCGAGCGGATTCATGCGGTTCACCACTTCGACTCCATCGCTCAAGCCGTCGTTATCGCTGTCTTCTTTATTTGGATCGGTTCCGGTGACGAGGACCTCATCACGGTCGGAGATTCCGTCGCCGTCCGAATCATTATCCGCGCTAGGAGGCGGCGCGTCATTCGCAGGGACATCTGGCGCAGGCGGTGACGCGCTTGCCACCCCGTAGAGACTCTGTACCCCGGCAATGTCATCCTCTCCGAGGAAACGATGCGGTCCGCCGTAACTGGGATACATCAGCGCATTGGGATCGGCGCTGTGAGCGAGTCCAAGCGTGTGACCGATCTCATGCGCGGCGACGGTAAGCAGATCCACGTTTTGCGAATTGCTGTTCACCCAACGTTCATCATCGTCGAAGTGTAGAAAAACTTGCCGGTCGTCATACGGGTTTGGGAATGACGCGTGCGCTAGCACATCGCCGGGTCCGTCGAAGGGATCGCCGTCGTTGTGGTCGCCGGTCGCCCAGCCGACAACGATATCCGCTTGCGAGCGATTCGCAGCTTCCGTAAACGTCAACGGAGTTTGTTGCGCCCAAAGATCAAAGGCTTGTTTGATGACCGCTTTCTCGTCGTCGCCTGAGATCTTTCCGGTGCCGTTCACGAAAAAATAGGCGATCTCAAGTTTTTCCCATTGCGATATGGCTCGATATTCCGAAAATGCCGCCGATTCATCCCCGACATTCGGCAAATCGTCGTAGCGATATTCCGTTTCGGCGGAGGATTGCGGCGAAGTTAGATTCGAGCAGGCAAGCGACGCTAACGCAAGAACGAGAAATCCTTTGAAAAAATTGAGGCGCATCAGCCTTTGACCTCTCCGGTTTTTGGGAAGCGGGAAAGAATAGTATTCAACTCCGCTTTGGGCGTATCTCTGCCAATGTCAACGTGGGAAAAATCGTCCACGATATCTTGAAGCGCAGAGCGGAGGGAGGCGGCGCGAGTCATCACCGCCTGCGCGGTTTCCAGCGCGGCGTTCTGCATCGCGTCCAGTTCCTTCTGAACAAGTTCCGAAGACGCTTCATCTGCGAGTTTCCCCAGCGTATCCTTGAATTCTTCAACGATCTTGGTTTCTGCCTCTGTTAATGCATCCTGCGTAATGTCTACCACTGCCTCGCGCATTTCTCGTTGGGCGCGTTTCGTCGATTCGACCGATTCCCGGATCACATTGTTGATCAGGCTCGCTTCCTCATCGAGGTTAGCCTCCTTCAAGGCTTCCTGCATGGATTTGATGTATTCTTGATTCTGCGACCAGAGAATATTTTCGCAGGCGTGTACCATTTTGTAAAACTCTGGAACCGTTCGTTCCTCCGGTTCCAGATTGATCCAGTGGTCGTAGAGGATGGTCAATTCCATTACCACTTTGCTGTAGTTCCCGATAGATTTATCGAGATTCCTCAATTCCTGCCATCCGATCAAGGCTGTAGTGATCGAGGCGGTGAACGCGACCCAGATGCTGAGCGGTCCGCCCCAGGCGGCAAATACGGCGCCCAACCCGCCGGCGATCAGAATGAAAAGCGTCATCTGGCGTCGTTCTCGCTTATGCCTCAGAATGCTCCTGTTGTGCCAATCGAGTTGATCCTCTACTCGGTATTTGAAATACTCCTCGCCGGTCAA contains the following coding sequences:
- a CDS encoding deoxynucleoside kinase, with translation MNKLIAVVGVSGVGKTALVRALANTGQFATAYEEHAERPFQALFKKNKRFALANQLDYLLLRAEQEKQLRAADKIGLMDGGLDLDFHGFTRLFHRRGLVADPEFDLCLRFYSLVREFLPPPDLIVHLTAPRKIITQRLASRSRINIASARDAETLDQLIREWLESVPDKHILHINSEEEGKNYPGATRKILEWGA
- a CDS encoding matrixin family metalloprotease gives rise to the protein MRLNFFKGFLVLALASLACSNLTSPQSSAETEYRYDDLPNVGDESAAFSEYRAISQWEKLEIAYFFVNGTGKISGDDEKAVIKQAFDLWAQQTPLTFTEAANRSQADIVVGWATGDHNDGDPFDGPGDVLAHASFPNPYDDRQVFLHFDDDERWVNSNSQNVDLLTVAAHEIGHTLGLAHSADPNALMYPSYGGPHRFLGEDDIAGVQSLYGVASASPPAPDVPANDAPPPSADNDSDGDGISDRDEVLVTGTDPNKEDSDNDGLSDGVEVVNRMNPLDADMDRDGVNDGQEVANGTDPFFPEQADVSPELEDEVSDFLTQAIELQIEAYRRSDASIASSIMAGEILDNLANEINSLNAQGLVSIFEIDYYESYINDIRVVNNAHIEVDTCEVWSTATYRFSDGQLVASDGPTLLPQTITIQQLSASWFITAVEFFDAPAFCN
- a CDS encoding DUF4231 domain-containing protein; its protein translation is MKNQSPIPESEPEKSAMETTNENQKAIPILQIAWTRYAHLASTARKRTAAFYSIRRWILALGVIATLFAIVTETYFSNTQSVLGLIVKVVFVITPVLASVLAAFSSKFYANGHWLVYRSGAEEIKKEIYLYRTILQKNLQARAYLERRLGEIQRNLYQTLSGEFAYEPYNGPIPPHYNPNDPDSDPGYNDLTGEEYFKYRVEDQLDWHNRSILRHKRERRQMTLFILIAGGLGAVFAAWGGPLSIWVAFTASITTALIGWQELRNLDKSIGNYSKVVMELTILYDHWINLEPEERTVPEFYKMVHACENILWSQNQEYIKSMQEALKEANLDEEASLINNVIRESVESTKRAQREMREAVVDITQDALTEAETKIVEEFKDTLGKLADEASSELVQKELDAMQNAALETAQAVMTRAASLRSALQDIVDDFSHVDIGRDTPKAELNTILSRFPKTGEVKG